GAGCTGACCAGCCAGCTGCGCGGCGAGGCCGGCAGCCGGCAGGTGGAGCATGCCCGCATTGCCATGGTCGAAAACGGCGGCGGCACGCTGGGCGACGGTGAGGCCGCTGTGGCCATGCACATCTTCGAGAAAGGGAGGTGATCGAAATGAAAGCATTTCAGTTCAAAGCGTGGCAGCAGCCGGCGGAAATGGTGGAGGTTCCGGTTCCCGAGCCGGGGCCGGGGGAGGTGCTGATCCGCATCGGTGGTGCCGGTGTCTGCCATTCCGATCTGCACCTCATGCACCACTGGTCGCCGGAAGCACTTCCCCAGCTGGCGGACTGGCGGCTGCCGTTCACGTTGGGCCACGAAAACGCCGGCTGGATCGAAAAGGGCGATGGGCATGAATTCGAACCGGGCACGCCGGTGGTGGTTGCCCCCACGTGGAACTGCGGCACCTGCCGCGCTTGCCGTATGGGAGACACCAATGCGTGTGGCGCCAGTCGCGAAAGACGCGGACGGTCCGGCGGGCTTGGAAGGGATGGCGGGTTTGCCGAGTACATGGTCGCACCATCCCACTGCCTGGTCCGTTTGAAGGATATCGAACCGTGGCAGGCGGCCGCTCTGACGGACGCCGGGCTCAGCGCCTACCATGCCGTCAAGCGCTGTCTGCCGGTGCTCTCCCCCGATGTGGCGGTGGCCGTCATCGGCATCGGCGGCCTCGGCCAGATGGCCGTCCAGTTCTTGAGAGAACTCAGCGGCGCAACAATCATTGCCGTAGACCAGGATGAAAAGGCGTTGGCCCGGGCAGCCGACATCGGGGCCCACCTGTGCCTGCTTTCCCGGGAAAATACCGCCGGGGAGATAGTGGCGGCCACGGAGCAGATCGGCGCCATGGCCGTCATCGACTTCGTGGGCGTGGATGCCACCATGGCCATGGCCGCAGCGGCGACCCGCAGAAACGGCCGCATTGTCATCGTCGGGCTGGGCAGAGGAACCTTTCCATTCCGGTTCGGTGCGCTGCCCTATGGCTGCGCCATGGTCACCACCATGGGCGGGACGATCCAGGAGCTCGCCGAAGTAGTGGCCCTGGCCGAATCGGGGCGGGTGCGGCCCCATCTTGAAAAGTACAAACTCGACCAGGCCGCTGAAGTATACGACAAGCTGAACAACAACGAGATCATCGGAAGAGCGGTCCTGATTCCTTAGTGCAACAACGATTGAACGATATGGAGGAAAACCATGGCGTATTTAGAATTGGACACCACCTTGAGCAAAGAACTGAAGGCCATAAAAAAGGAAGTCTCCAGATTCGCCAGGGAAGTGATGCGCCCGGCCGGAATTCAGCTGGACAAGCTTCAGGACCCGAGCGATGTGATCGCCGAAGATTCCGTTTTATGGAGCGTTCTGAGAATTTTCAGAGAACTTCAATTGCATGCCCTGAGCATTCCCAAAGAACTGGGCGGTCTGGCCGATGGCACCCCCGATCACAAGGCCACCGGTGTCTTATATGAAGAATTGGGATACGGCGATGCAGGACTGGCCATCAGCGTGGGCTCTTCCAGTCCTTTCCGCCTGGCGGCCATGTCTCCGGAACCCGAACTTCAGCAACTGGCCAGAGACTACGCCAATGATATCGAAGCAAAACTGATCGGCTGCTGGGCCATCACCGAACCGGCCCACGGATCGGACTGGGTGATGAGCGCCCGCTCCGAATTCGACAACCCGTGTTGCGCGGCGGATCTCAGGGCCGAGCGCAAAGGCGACGAGTACATTCTGAACGGCCAGAAAGCGGCCTGGGTCTCCAACGGCTCCATCGCGACCCATGCTACCCTCCACGTGAGCATCGATCCTTCCAAGGGCATGCAGGGCAACGGACTGGCCGTGGTGCCGCTGGATCTTCCAGGCGTCAAGCGCGGAAAACCGCTGGACAAGATCGGGCAGCGCCCTCTGAACCAGGGGGAGCTCTTCTTCGAAGAGGTGAAGATTCCCAAAGCGTTCATGGTTATCGAGGACGGCCGGCAGATGCAGGTGGCGATGAAAAACATTTTAACCCATGCGAACGCCGGTATGGGGCAATTGTTTGTGGGATTGGCCCAGGCGGCCTTCGATGAAGCCCTGAATTATGCCAAACAGCGCATCCAGGGCGGTGTGGCGATCTTCGAGCACAAGAACATCAAGCTGCAGCTGTTCGAGATGTTCACGAAAGTGGAAGCGGCCCGGGCGTATGCCAGGCGCATGGCCGCCTACAATGCGCTGAACCCGCCGGGATCGGCCCGTCACGCCATCGCCGCCAAGGTGCTCTCCACCCGGACCGCCTTTGAAGTGGCCAGTGGCGCCATCACCATATTCGGCGGAAACGGCCTGGCCAGGGAATACCCCATAGAAAAAATGTTCAGGGACGCCAGGGCGTCCATGATCGAGGATGGCGAAAACACCCTCTTGTCGCTGATGGGGGCGGCGGACCTGTAGGCACAACGGCCACCTGTGGCATTTCCCGGCGTATCCGCCGGAAACAATTCTGGAGGAATATCCATGGAAACAAGACTGATCCCCACCTCTGCCGAGGAGATTACGAACGAATGGCTGACCGGCGCCTTGACGAGATCCGGCGTGCTGAAAGACAATGCCGTCCGAATTTCGAACCACAACGTTATCGGGCAAGGGCAGGGCTACATGGGCACACTGGTGCGACTGACCCTTGAGTACGAGAACCCTGATGGTGGGTTGCCGATAACCATGATCGCCAAAATTCCGACCAAAGAGGCGAAAAACAAAATGATCATGGAGGCATTCTGGAACTATGAAAGGGAAGTACGATTGTATGATGAAATCCTTAACCGGATTCCTCTCAGGACACCGTGCTGCTACTTTTCGGACCTGGATCCGGGGCCCGGCGAAAAGCGGATGAACACCGTTTACAGCAACTATGGGAAGTTCCCCAAGGGCCTGCTGGCCTTCTACTTCCTTTATGTCGGAATACGGAACCTCAGGCTGAAAAGACGTTATATTCTTCTGTTCGAGGATCTCGGGCATTTCGAGCAGATTCCCCACGTCGACGGCTGCTCATACGAAGACGCGAAAATGATCATGAACTCGTTGGGTACTGCTCACGCCGCGCTTTGGGAAAGCCCCCTGCTCAAAAAATACTGGCTCAAGGATCATGCCGATTTTTCCAATATGATGGGGTTTATTTCCAGTCGATGGGAGCCCATCATAAAAAAAGTGTTTCCGGAAAAGGTCAGTGAAAAAGAAAAAGAGGTCTTCAGATGGTTGAAAATGAACAACAAAAAGCTCGACGCGTACACCAGGGCCCGCCCCCACACGCTGCTTCACTCGGATTTCAGGTTGGACAACATCTTTTTCGATCGCGAGAAAAATGATATCACCATCATCGACTGGCAGGCCTCCTGCCCGGGCATGGGGCTGTTCGATCCCTGCTTTTTCTTTCTCAACAATTGCACCCGGCCCATCGATCCGCAGCAGGCCGAAGAGCTGGTCGCGATTTACCACCAAGGACTGGTGAACGGCGGGGTGACCGATTACGGTATGGATGAATGCATGTCCGATTACACATTCGGGCTGCTCCTTGCCGTGCGTTACTGGTTGATCGTGATCGGGGGCGTTGAGGTGGAGAAGGATTCCAATGCCCGGCAATTGCTCGGGGTACTGCTGGATCGCATGAAGCCGCTGATCGAGTCGATAGAATTGCCGTCTCTTTAGCGTCCGGCGCTGAACAGAGGGCGCATCACAAAGGAGGTTCACCGGCATGGAGCTGATCTTGATCCGACATGGGTTGCCGCGGCGCGTGGAAAAACAAGACGGATCGGCTGCCGATCCCGAATTGAGCGTGGAAGGGGTCGCGCAGGCCGAAAGGCTGGCACGCTGGATGAAAACCGAACACCTGGATGCCATTTACAGCAGTCCGATGATGCGGGCCAGAATGACGGCCGCCCCGCTGGCGGATCTCCAACGCCTGGATATCCTCATCGAACCGGATGTCGCGGAAATCGACGAGCACGCCTCCACCTACATCCCACTGGAGGAATTGAAGGAAAAAGAGCCTGAAAAATGGAATGAGCTGCTGAAAATCGGGGCTGAAGCGTATTTCGACGGTATCCAGGATCTGGAAACCTTCCGCCGCAAAGTGGTGGGCGGCATCCAACGGATCATTGCCGGGAACAAGGGCAAGAAAGCGGCCGTCGTATGCCACGGCGGCATCATCAACATCTGGGCAGCCCATATCCTCGGGATGGACAAGCGCCTGTTTTTCAAGCCGGAATATACGAGCGTCAACCGATTCATGGCATCCGGTTCGGGCATCCATACCCTCATCAGCCTCAACGAGACCGGCCATTTGCGTAATCCCACACAAATGGGTGCGGCAGGCGTCGAGTACTGAAGCTTGGCCCCCTTCGAATGTCGCCTTCAAGGCCCAGCCTTGTAGGGGAATTGCGATCGCCCCTTTTGGCGAGAACGCCGGTCCAACTGCGGATGGCGTAAAACCAGTTTCTTCCCGCCGAAGACCCTGCCGACGGCCGAACCTGGCTTCGGCACCATCTATTTCGGAGCCTGCTGTATCAACGGTAGGCATTCGTATTTGTAGCGTATATCGTCTGGTTTAACCAAAGCCGTTAGTTGCACACCTCACTTTCCACACCCTTTTGAGCATCGTTTTTATGATTTTTTAAAACCTCTACGGAGAAGTAAAAGCAACGGGGTCCATCCCCAAGGCTGTAAGATATTATAGTCGATCTTGAAAAAGCCCGTATTCAATATGCGGGAATTAACAACGGCGTTCTTTGACAACCAAATAGCCAGTAAAAAATAAGGCGCAAAAGGGCGGCTGCTCATTTGAGCAGCTTGGCAAAGTTCATCCCAGCGGCGCTCAGGATGGCGTTGATCCGATCCCCTACAGGTCTTCTACCAGTTCTTGTGCGATGCGCTTGAAAACTCCCAATTCAACCCATCGCTGGGACCACCTATGGCAGGTCTGGTTGGGAGGATACCGCTGGGGCAAGTATCTCGTCCGGCCGAAGTTCAGCTTCATTTCGCTGGCCATCCTGATGAACGCCGACAAATACAATTCCTTGACAAAGCAGCAGCTGGAATGGATCCAATCCGCGGCTATAAAGAGTGAAAAGGACGCCATGGCGTTTTTCAGAGTTAAGCACGAAGAGGAAGTCAAAGAACTGCAGTCGCTGGGGATGGAAATCGTTCAGATGCCCGAAGCCGATGCCGTGCGTATCGACAAGCTCATGAGCGACACCATGTGGGCCGTGGCTGAGAAAAAATCAGGCGAACCTTAAAAAATTAGCCCTCGAAAAAGGTATGACCAAATGATCGACAGAGTTCTGAACGGCATTACGAAGGGCAGTTTTTATCTGGGCGGGCTGGCTTTTGCACTCATCATCGTCGGCTATGTTATGGAAGTGGTGCTGCGGTATTTTTTCAACGCGCCCACTTCCTTTACCAGCGATTTCACCCAATGGTTTTTCGCGGCGATGGTCATGCTGTGCATTCCCGAGGTAACCCGAATAAAGGGGCATGTCATCATCAGCTTCTTTCTTGAAAAAATGTCGGCCGGTCATCGAAGCATGGTGGAACGGACATTGTCCCTGGCCGGCTTTTTGATTTGCATGACTGCCGCATGGATCTGTTTTTCCGAAACCATGCGGCAGTACAACACCGGTATCCAGACCGAGTGGAACTTCCCGATTCCCAAATGGTGGATATCGGCGGTTATCCCCTATGGGATCGGGTTGGCCGGCCTGCATTTTTTTCGCATCGCATTGAAACGATAGATCTTTCGGATAGGAGTTTTTATGGACTGGGTAGGGAGTTTGAGCGGTGCGGTCGTCATCATGCTGGGCCTTTTTTTCATCGGGCTGCCCGTGTTTCTAACCTTTCTGGTCATCAACATCATTGGCGTCTTCATGCTCATGGGGACCTCGGGCTTCGGTATGTTTGCCAACAGCATCTACCAGAGCGTGACCCAGACCTCCTTGGCTGCCGTTCCGCTTTTCATCATCATGGGAGAAATTCTTTTCAGGTCCGGAACCATTGATATCCTCATCGACTCGGTTGACAAACTCGTGGGTTCGGTCAAGGGGCGTGGATACTATCTGATTACGGTTCTCTCCACCCTTTTTGGTGCCTTGTGCGGTTCACCTGTGGCAGTGGCGGCCCTGCTGGGGCGTACGGTCATGCCCGGCATGACCGGCCGGGGTTACAATGTCCGCTTCACCGCCGGGGCCATCCTGGGCGGCGCCACCTTGGCAGCGATCATTCCGCCGAGTCTGTTGGTGGTCGTTCTGGGTTCCCTAGTAGACGTATCCAAACCCGGGTTGCTCATCGCCGGGATCGTTCCAGGCATGCTTCTGGCCGGACTCATGGCCGGTTTTATCTTCCTGAGTATGCGGATTCACCCTGAATTGGAGCCGGTTGCCGCAGGGACAAACCTGCAAGAGGTGACAGGCAGGGGTCAATTGATGGCAGTAATCCGCATTGTGCCTTTCTCCCTGGTCATCTTTTTTGTGATGGGGTGGATCATGCTGGGAGTGGCCACTCCTTCTGAGTCCGCCGCAACAGGCGTGGTCGGGGCGGTTATTGTTGCCCCAATTTACCGCAAGCTGTCACTGAAAATGCTCATGGAATCCGTTCTTTCAACCGTTGCCATTACCGCCATGCTCATGGCCATTCTGCTCAGTTCCCAGCTTTTCGACCAGCTTCTGGCCTTTACCGGCGCCACGTCCGGGTTGATGAAAGCCGTAAGCGGGCTGTCCCTTTCTTCTGGAGCCATGTTTTTGCTTCTCATGGCAGGTCCCTTTTTCCTGTGCATGTTCATCGACCTGTTTGCCATCATGCTGGTGGCCATACCCATCTACCTGCCGTTGATAAAAATATACGGTTATGAACCAACCTGGTTCTGGATGCTGTTTGTCATCAACCTGGTCCTGGGCAGCATGACCCCGCCGTTTGGATATACGCTCTTTTCACTGAAGGGAGCGGCACCGGCAGTTTCCTTAGAAGATATCTATGTCGGCGCCTGGCCCATGATGTTTGTCTTTTTGGTCGGTATGGCCATAATGTTTTTCTTTCCATCTCTTGTTTCTTTCTTGCCGGGTGTCTTCAATTGACCATAAGGTGCCTTGCTGAAAAAGAAATGGCGACAGCATGATCAGCGTATCGTCATCTAAACGGAAGGGCATATCGGAGAAAAAGCAGGAAATTCAAAACGGAACCGTCACGATATGAAATAGGGTTAAAAACACTTGGAAAAATAACCGGTGTTCCAAATACGAAAGTTGCCGAAAACCTGAAGCACACTGTTCCCGAGTTGGCGAATTGGATCATTGAATTGGCCTATGGGGAAGTTTTATCGAGAGACAAACTGGATTTAAAAACAAGACAGATAGCCACTGTCGCCGTATTGACGGCAATGGGTACGGCGCCTCTTCAGCTCAAGGCCCACATTGGTGGCGCCTTGAATGTGGGGTGCACACAAGAGGAAATTGTCGAAGTTATTGTTCAAATGGCAGTTTACGCCGGTTTTCCTGCCGCCTTGAATGGAATCAGTGCTGCAAAAGAAGTTTTTCAAAACAGAGAAGAAAGCTGAAAGGGCGTTGGGGGAATTTCCCCTGATGGCGATTTCGAACAATACAACCCGGGCATTTGAAGGATATGACGTGCCAAAATTATTCGTTGCAGGGGCCGCCGGCTACAACGGTGGAAGAATGGTTGAATCCCGGTGCGGTCAAGATTGGGTATAGCCCTCCTTCGGCACGGATATCGAATCGCCTGAAAGAAAAATGGAAGTTGTAATTATTGCGTCCGGGTCATTCTCGATGATTTGTTCAATATCTTCAGAAAAGAGAAAATCGACACCGTCGTGTAAACAGTCTACATTCTGCCTCAGATCTTTCAACCGTTTTTCTACTGACGGGACTTGCAAGGAGAACAAATCCATCGCTGCTTCGATGCAGTTCGCCTTTGACACCTTCACCGTGCAATCGACATACAGCGCAAGGCTAGTCAGCAGCATCTGTTACCAAACGGGACATCAGTCTCATGCCGATGGCAATGGCCCGTTCGTCAGGTGCGAAAGCTGGATCATGGTTAATGACGGGCGGCTGGTCGCTATCAGGATCGTGTACTCCAAGGAAAAAAAAGGCGCCCGGAATTTTATTTAGAAAGTATGACATGTCTTCGCCACCAAGTGAGGGTGTACATGGGACAACGTTGGACTCTCCGATCACCCGCGTTGCAACATCCCGGACATAGGTCGTTTGATGCGGATCGTTGCGGACCGTCGGATAGCCATGAATATACCTTAGTTTATAGGTTGCTCCCATACCTTCAGTAATACCTTTGACTGTCTTTTCCAGATCCTCCATCAGTTTCACACAAAGCGATTCGTTCAAAGATCCGATGTTCCCTCTAAGAACCACCATGTCACCGATTATGTTATCCCTGGTTCCCCCCTCGATCATACCGAATGTAAGCACAGCATTTTCCATAGGGTTCACTCGGCGCGGCACCATGGAACTTAAGGCAACGACCACATTCGATGAAACCAGAATAGGATCCACTGCCAAGTGAGGTGCCGAAAAATGGCCGCCACGGCCAAAAATACGTAAACTCAGTGAGCTGACCGAGCCAATCACCGGTCCGGGGGAAATGGCGATTTTCCCAAGGGGGATCGGACTAGTGTGTAGGGCAAAAATGGCATTGGGTTTGGGATTGTCGATACCGCCTTCCTCAATTAGTCCCAGAGCGCCTCCAGGAAAAAATTCTTCCGATGGTTGAAACAGAAAAATTGCGGTACCATTAAGCTTATCTCTCACGGTGGACAGCACCGATGCGGTACCCATCAGAACTGCCGTATGAACATCATGACCGCAGGCATGCATTTGGCCATCAATTTTGGATGCATATGGCAACCCTGTTTTTTCCCGTATTGGTAGAGCATCCATGTCGGCTCTCAAAGCGATGATTGGTCCAGGTTTGCTTCCTTTCAACCTGCCAACGACTCCGAAACTATTTTTGCAACGCTGTACCTCGATGCCGTGTTTTTCGAGATACTCGGCCACAATACCCGAAGTTCGTTCTTCTTTTCCTGAAACTTCCGGATGCATATGGATATCACGGCGGATGTTGATCACCTCAGCTTCCTTTTGGTTCACCAACACATCGATAGTATCTGCCAAGTTAAGATCGGCCATGTCTCCTCCGAATTATGAATTTAGGTTCATCCGACTAAAGCGTACTTGGACTCATGGAACCCAAATATTCTCAGCTTGAAAAATTCCGTATCCCGAAACCAATAGGCCTGCTTCTGAAGTGTTTTTATCTTGTTGTTGGTGCCCTCCAATGGGCCGGTGGATATGGGATGATCATAGTAGGACAACAGGCCGAATTTAGGGGAAGCCATGGTGTTGGCCACCTTGATCAACATCGCCACTTTGGAGGATCTGGCCTTTTGTACGGTAGACTATTCTTTAGTTTTTAATTCTGTAATGAAGCAACCACCACCGCCACTGCCGCCGCCGTTATCACTCTTATCTTCATCCGGAGGCTCTATAGGTTCAACTGGGAAACCTTCGTCAACTTCGCCATCGCAGTCGTCGTCGATGTCATTATCAATTTCCGCAGCGCCTGGGTAGATCATTGGGTTTTCGTCATTGCAATCCGTATTGTCTAAAACATAGCCAGTCGGCACCGTACAAGACGACATCGAATCGTCGTTATTCCCAAAGCCATCGCCATCAGCATCTCGGTAAAAGATAGTTTCAGCAGTAATGTATGCTTCTTTGGTTTTACTATCCGTTCCTGCAATACCTGAAACAGTCAGAGAAACGTCGAACATTCCCGGTATGGCATAGATATGTTGTGGATTTTCCTCAGAACTTGTGTTGCCGTCTCCGAAATCCCAATGCCAATCCGTGATATCCCCTGAAGATTCATTTGTAAAATTTACAGTCAAAGGAATATTTCCAATTGTGGGGATAGCAGAAAAATCCGATGATATGTAAGGAAAATAAACACGGTTCCCAACGCCATATCCGCGATTAGGATCCAAATGAAAAAGAACCCAGGGTGAAATTGGATCTCTGAAAGATGTTTCGTCCGGCGTAAGTTCACTCCAGACGGCATCATGAAATAGCAAGCTGTCTTCAAAGCCGAGTTCATCGATTTCAGGGTAAGGCTCATCCCCGAATGTTTCAAAAATGGGTCCCCAAAAAGCACATGTGTTTTCTTGCAGACTGCAATCGAGCTTATTCAAACGGGACTCGTGCTCGTAAATAAGGTCCCAGTTCTCATTGCAAAAATTCCAGAGCAAAACTTCGTGCCGCCATAAGGGCGGATCTCCGCCGTCGAGCTTAATGGTGTTGTTCGCATATTGAATAATTTTTTGATAATGCCCTCCCTTGTCGATAATTGGGCCGATATTGCATTCGAATTCCTCGAAAGGTACGGTCCATTGCCATTTCGGAGTAGGGCTCCCATCTGGACAAGGAAAATCAGATGTACAAGACCAATCGAAAATTCCAAGATGTCCCACTTCATGCCAGGATGCATACATTCCGACGACTTCTATGCTGTCGTCCGTGTGATTTGTTGCGGTTGTATATAACCAATTCATAGAACCTGCTGGGTTTATTCCATCAGGATAGACGAACATTTTTGTGTGCAGCTCCGCATGATCCAATGCTTGAAGACTGCCATTGTTATAGGTAATACCGGTCCCTGTACCTCCGGGTATTGGTAGATCCTCCTCGATCAATGATCTCCCCCCCCTTGCTTTGTAAGACATCAAGAGTTGGTTGATTTCATTGATTCTATTTTTTATTTCGTGGCACTTTTCGGTATAGGGGTTAAAGGAAGAACCTGGTGGGCAAGAATTTGCTATAGAATCCTGTAAGTTGACCAATATGTTCAATACCAGGTAGAAAAAGATAATCGACAAAAAAAGCCGTGACGGTTTAGTATTTTTAAAATTCGCCATTTTATCAACTACTTTCAGTGGTGATTCATTCTGCGGCTTTCATTTTTTATAATCCATCCGGTTAATAGGCTCCTGAACTCAAGAGGGCCGAAGTTGGCAGGTTTGAAAAAAGTCGGAAATTTTCATTTTCCGTCATCCTGGCGGAAGCCGAGATCCAGCGCGGGCAAAATGAATACCGGTTTCAAAAAGTCCGCATATTTCGCTATGACCATTTTTGGTTCTATGTGCAATTGTATTATTTCAATATGTTATAGCGATTTGACTTGCTACCATTTTGAAGCCATAAGCATCAAAAACAGCATAAAAGAAGGTACATCCATGCGCAAGATTGAATTTGCTAACCAATTAGAAATATATATTTCAATAGAAAACGAAATATCGACACCTCAAAATGGCGTCATCTGTTTGCCTTAGATATTTTTGCCATGTTGGTAGCCCGGGTTCGACAGTCATAGGCATAAAATTGCTTCTAAAATTCAATAACTGCCTGTTTTTTCATGTTCGGGTTCCAGTTTGAACTCAGAATGCATAGGCACACGAAAATTCATATTAAGCTTGACTTAACTGTAATTACATGCTTTTAGAATAGGCATGTATCTGCGAACCATAAAGCGCAAAAACAAAGACGGCTCGGTCGTAGAATATGTCCAGCTGGCCAACAACGTCTGGAACAAGGATAAGGGCTTTGCCCAAGCGCAAGTCATTCACTCCTTCGGCCGCAGCGACCAACTTGACGTTGAGGCTTTAAAGCGCCTGATAAAAAGCGCCAGCCGCTTTCTCGACCCGCAAGATGCCATCCGTCTCGAACGTCAAAGCAGCGATCTAAAATTCATCAGCAGCCGGCCTGCCGGTGGTGCCCATCTATTGAAGGGCCTGTGGCAAAGGCTCAATATCGACGATTGCTTGAAAAAGGCCCTGGATCAGCGATCCTTTACCGCTCCGGTGGCCGATGCCCTGTTTGCTATGGTGGCCAACCGGGCGCTTGCGCCGTCATCAAAGCTGGCCATCGAACAGTGGGCGGCCGAACAGGTATATCTTGGCGACCATCCAGCGCTGCAGGTCCAGCACTTTTACCGTGCCATGGATTTTTTGCTCGAGCACGGCGAAGCCATACAAAAAGAAGTATTTTGGTCCACGGCCAATCTGCTCAACCTGACCGTCGATCTGATTTTTTTCGATACCACCAACACCTATTTCGAGATCGATGAGCCGGGGCCTTCGGATTTGAAGGCCTACGGCAAATCCAAGCAAAGGCGCGATGATCTGCCCCAGGTAACCATCGGTCTTGCGGTCACCCGCGAGGGCATTCCAGTGCGCTGCTGGGTGCTGCCGGGCAATCAGCACGACAGCCAATGCGTCGATCAGGTACAAAAAGACCTGAACAGCTGGAACCTGGGCCGGGTAGTCTGGGTGATGGACCGCGGCATGAGCAGCGAGGAAAATCAGCGCATTCTGCAGCGTGGCTGCGGCCAGTACATACTGGGTGAAAAGCTCAGCGGCAATCATCTCAATGAAGCGGCGCTGGCCACACCGGGACGCTTTAAAGTCGTTTCCGACAATCTTCACATCAAAGAAGTCTTTGCCGGTGAAGGCACCGGCCGGCGCCGCTATGTGATTGCCTACAATCCGCAGCAGGCAGAGCTTGACCGCATCAATCGAGAGCAGATCCTCGAACGCTTGTCTTGTGAGCTGGAAGTTCTCAATCGCAAGAATAAAACCAAGGCTCAATGCAAGTTGATGCTGCACCGCTCCATGGGCCGTTATGTCAAAGAGCTAAAAAGCGGCAAGCTCAAAATCGATAAAGCCAAAGTTGCCCAAGACGAAAAGCTTGACGGCAAGTATCTGCTGTCCACAAGCGATCAGCATTTGTCAGCCGAAGATATCGCCTTGGGCTACAAACAGCTGCTGGAAGTTGAACAGGCTTTTAGAACACTGAAAAGCACCTTGTGCCTGAGGCCGGTATATCACTCCAAAGACGATCGCATCCGTTCCCATGTTCTTATCTGCTGGCTGGCGCTTTTGCTGATCCGCATCGCCGAAGTGGAAACCGAGCAGACCTGGCCCAGGATCCGTAGGCAAATGCAGCAGCTAAATTTAATCGAATTTTTTGACAATAATGGGCGTATTCTACAGCACACCGAACTGACCGCCAATCAACGCAACATATTGAATAAGCTTAAAATAAAACCTCCCAAACGGGTCCTGAAAGTCGATTTGGCCTCATAATTTCATAGGCACTACGCTGAATTTCATTCGGTCTGTATCTGACTGATATTTTGCCGTTTTCCCGTTTTCGTGTAACTATGACTGTCGAACCCGGGGG
This Desulfatitalea tepidiphila DNA region includes the following protein-coding sequences:
- a CDS encoding M20 metallopeptidase family protein — translated: MADLNLADTIDVLVNQKEAEVINIRRDIHMHPEVSGKEERTSGIVAEYLEKHGIEVQRCKNSFGVVGRLKGSKPGPIIALRADMDALPIREKTGLPYASKIDGQMHACGHDVHTAVLMGTASVLSTVRDKLNGTAIFLFQPSEEFFPGGALGLIEEGGIDNPKPNAIFALHTSPIPLGKIAISPGPVIGSVSSLSLRIFGRGGHFSAPHLAVDPILVSSNVVVALSSMVPRRVNPMENAVLTFGMIEGGTRDNIIGDMVVLRGNIGSLNESLCVKLMEDLEKTVKGITEGMGATYKLRYIHGYPTVRNDPHQTTYVRDVATRVIGESNVVPCTPSLGGEDMSYFLNKIPGAFFFLGVHDPDSDQPPVINHDPAFAPDERAIAIGMRLMSRLVTDAAD
- a CDS encoding PKD domain-containing protein, which codes for MANFKNTKPSRLFLSIIFFYLVLNILVNLQDSIANSCPPGSSFNPYTEKCHEIKNRINEINQLLMSYKARGGRSLIEEDLPIPGGTGTGITYNNGSLQALDHAELHTKMFVYPDGINPAGSMNWLYTTATNHTDDSIEVVGMYASWHEVGHLGIFDWSCTSDFPCPDGSPTPKWQWTVPFEEFECNIGPIIDKGGHYQKIIQYANNTIKLDGGDPPLWRHEVLLWNFCNENWDLIYEHESRLNKLDCSLQENTCAFWGPIFETFGDEPYPEIDELGFEDSLLFHDAVWSELTPDETSFRDPISPWVLFHLDPNRGYGVGNRVYFPYISSDFSAIPTIGNIPLTVNFTNESSGDITDWHWDFGDGNTSSEENPQHIYAIPGMFDVSLTVSGIAGTDSKTKEAYITAETIFYRDADGDGFGNNDDSMSSCTVPTGYVLDNTDCNDENPMIYPGAAEIDNDIDDDCDGEVDEGFPVEPIEPPDEDKSDNGGGSGGGGCFITELKTKE
- a CDS encoding IS1634 family transposase, which codes for MYLRTIKRKNKDGSVVEYVQLANNVWNKDKGFAQAQVIHSFGRSDQLDVEALKRLIKSASRFLDPQDAIRLERQSSDLKFISSRPAGGAHLLKGLWQRLNIDDCLKKALDQRSFTAPVADALFAMVANRALAPSSKLAIEQWAAEQVYLGDHPALQVQHFYRAMDFLLEHGEAIQKEVFWSTANLLNLTVDLIFFDTTNTYFEIDEPGPSDLKAYGKSKQRRDDLPQVTIGLAVTREGIPVRCWVLPGNQHDSQCVDQVQKDLNSWNLGRVVWVMDRGMSSEENQRILQRGCGQYILGEKLSGNHLNEAALATPGRFKVVSDNLHIKEVFAGEGTGRRRYVIAYNPQQAELDRINREQILERLSCELEVLNRKNKTKAQCKLMLHRSMGRYVKELKSGKLKIDKAKVAQDEKLDGKYLLSTSDQHLSAEDIALGYKQLLEVEQAFRTLKSTLCLRPVYHSKDDRIRSHVLICWLALLLIRIAEVETEQTWPRIRRQMQQLNLIEFFDNNGRILQHTELTANQRNILNKLKIKPPKRVLKVDLAS